A single Curtobacterium sp. MCSS17_015 DNA region contains:
- a CDS encoding LysM peptidoglycan-binding domain-containing protein: protein MDRDTTADEAARRIRSARFATMPIVLAGTIAVTAGLTGPIAHADQRHDDQAGGRHVDEDRNVGSRPVFGTAVARPSTPVATTVAATRTATPTTYTVQQGDTVSGIAARYGLSAQEILVRNGLGWNTIIHAGQTLRLASTPVGAAVSTTASTASYHVKQGDTVSGIAAKVGVPTAALLTANDLSQRSVIYPGQSLKVPAGTASTPKTSTTAGPAVASPGAPTTSAAVSRGGSVTIGNGDTIASVATTHGVSVASLLAANGLTYTSTIYAGGTLVLPTSGPSLTSEQRTNAATIVRVGRSLGVSDRGLVIALATAMQESSLRNLAHGDRDSVGLFQQRPSQGWGTPGQLQDTAYATELFFGGSRNPNAGVTRGLLDIPGWSSMSVTEAAQAVQLSAYPKAYAQWEQSATTWLRSL from the coding sequence GTGGACAGGGACACGACCGCAGACGAGGCGGCTCGCCGCATCCGCTCGGCGCGCTTCGCGACGATGCCGATCGTCCTGGCCGGCACGATCGCCGTGACCGCCGGGCTCACCGGACCGATCGCGCACGCCGACCAGCGCCACGACGACCAGGCCGGCGGGCGTCACGTGGACGAGGACCGGAACGTCGGGTCGCGCCCGGTGTTCGGGACCGCCGTGGCTCGGCCCTCGACGCCGGTCGCCACCACCGTCGCCGCGACGCGCACCGCCACCCCCACCACGTACACGGTGCAGCAGGGCGACACCGTCTCCGGCATCGCGGCCCGGTACGGCCTCTCCGCACAGGAGATCCTCGTCCGCAACGGCCTCGGCTGGAACACGATCATCCACGCCGGTCAGACGCTGCGCCTCGCCTCGACCCCGGTCGGCGCGGCGGTGTCGACGACCGCCAGCACGGCGAGCTACCACGTCAAGCAGGGCGACACGGTGTCCGGCATCGCCGCGAAGGTCGGCGTCCCGACCGCTGCACTCCTCACCGCGAACGACCTGTCCCAGCGCAGCGTCATCTACCCCGGGCAGAGCCTCAAGGTCCCCGCGGGCACGGCCAGCACCCCGAAGACGTCGACCACCGCAGGACCGGCGGTCGCGTCCCCCGGCGCTCCGACCACGTCCGCCGCGGTCTCGCGCGGCGGCTCGGTCACCATCGGCAACGGTGACACCATCGCCTCGGTCGCGACGACGCACGGGGTGTCCGTCGCGTCGCTCCTCGCCGCGAACGGCCTGACCTACACGAGCACGATCTACGCCGGCGGCACCCTGGTCCTGCCGACGAGCGGCCCGTCCCTGACGAGCGAGCAGCGCACGAACGCCGCGACGATCGTCCGCGTCGGACGTTCCCTCGGCGTGTCCGACCGCGGGCTCGTCATCGCGCTGGCGACCGCCATGCAGGAGTCGAGCCTGCGCAACCTCGCGCACGGCGACCGCGACTCCGTCGGGCTCTTCCAGCAGCGGCCGAGCCAGGGCTGGGGGACGCCCGGGCAGCTCCAGGACACCGCCTACGCCACCGAGCTGTTCTTCGGCGGGTCGCGGAACCCGAACGCCGGTGTCACCCGGGGGCTCCTCGACATCCCCGGATGGTCGTCGATGAGCGTCACCGAGGCCGCGCAGGCCGTACAGCTGTCGGCCTACCCGAAGGCGTACGCCCAGTGGGAGCAGTCGGCCACCACCTGGTTGCGCTCGCTCTGA
- a CDS encoding Rv2175c family DNA-binding protein — translation MSATLPGDDALSERWLTVPDLVDLLGVSPGRVHRLFEQRTLLPARVDGVLRVPVEFLEDDEPLPELRGTLIVLGDNGFTDDEAVRWMLTVDDSMGTTPIAALRAGRKAEVRRVAQSLL, via the coding sequence GTGAGTGCCACCCTTCCCGGAGACGACGCCCTGTCCGAACGTTGGTTGACCGTGCCCGACCTGGTCGACCTGCTGGGGGTGAGCCCCGGCCGAGTCCACCGTCTGTTCGAGCAGCGCACCCTGCTGCCCGCCCGCGTCGACGGCGTGCTCCGCGTGCCGGTCGAGTTCCTCGAGGACGACGAACCGCTGCCCGAACTCCGCGGGACCCTCATCGTGCTCGGTGACAACGGTTTCACCGACGACGAGGCCGTCCGCTGGATGCTCACCGTCGACGACTCCATGGGCACGACGCCCATCGCCGCGCTCCGCGCCGGACGCAAGGCGGAAGTGCGCCGCGTGGCGCAGTCGCTGCTGTAG
- a CDS encoding polyprenyl synthetase family protein produces the protein MAESTRLVDLVSARIDRALDEQRDRLAAISPDLLPFDTFARDLLAGGKRFRALFCYWGWQSVAGRSGSFDPLSEGSRQTTAEAVVTAAAALEVFHAAALVHDDIMDRSDTRRGRPAAHRRYESLHAESGWVGDRALYGTNAALLLGDLLLSLSDAVFDEALALLDPVRARIVRQEFHAMRLEVTAGQYLDIHEETAWPTVDDAEQLVRAQRVIVFKSAKYSVEAPLLIGALIAGAGENQLDGLRSFGLPLGVAYQLRDDMLGVFGDPEVTGKPAGDDLREGKRTVLVATARKALPVGARQLLDELLGDPDLDDDQVQMLRATLTESGAVSAVERSIDRHVQRAKAALDAAPLTPSAREQLAALADTVSRRAS, from the coding sequence GTGGCTGAGAGTACGCGATTAGTGGACCTCGTCTCGGCGCGGATCGATCGGGCTCTCGACGAGCAGCGCGACCGCCTCGCGGCGATCAGTCCGGACCTGCTCCCGTTCGACACGTTCGCCCGCGACCTGCTCGCCGGCGGCAAGCGCTTCCGGGCCCTGTTCTGCTACTGGGGCTGGCAGTCCGTCGCCGGCCGGTCGGGGTCGTTCGACCCGCTGTCCGAGGGCTCACGCCAGACCACCGCGGAGGCCGTCGTCACCGCCGCCGCCGCACTCGAGGTCTTCCACGCCGCGGCCCTCGTGCACGACGACATCATGGACCGCTCGGACACCCGGCGCGGGCGTCCCGCCGCGCACCGCCGTTACGAGTCGCTGCACGCCGAGTCCGGCTGGGTGGGCGACCGTGCGCTCTACGGCACGAACGCCGCCCTCCTCCTCGGTGACCTGCTGCTCTCGCTGAGCGACGCGGTCTTCGACGAGGCCCTCGCACTCCTCGACCCGGTGCGGGCGCGCATCGTCCGCCAGGAGTTCCACGCGATGCGGCTCGAGGTCACGGCCGGTCAGTACCTCGACATCCACGAGGAGACCGCCTGGCCGACGGTGGACGACGCCGAACAGCTCGTCCGCGCCCAGCGCGTCATCGTCTTCAAGTCCGCCAAGTACTCCGTCGAAGCACCGCTCCTCATCGGCGCCCTCATCGCCGGCGCGGGCGAGAACCAGCTCGACGGCCTGCGCTCGTTCGGCCTCCCCCTGGGCGTCGCCTACCAGCTGCGCGACGACATGCTCGGGGTCTTCGGCGACCCGGAGGTGACCGGCAAGCCCGCGGGCGACGACCTCCGCGAGGGCAAGCGCACCGTCCTCGTGGCCACCGCCCGGAAGGCGCTGCCGGTCGGGGCACGCCAGCTCCTCGACGAGCTGCTCGGCGACCCGGACCTCGACGACGACCAGGTGCAGATGCTGCGCGCGACGCTCACCGAGTCCGGCGCGGTCAGCGCGGTCGAACGGTCGATCGACCGGCACGTCCAGCGCGCCAAGGCCGCACTCGACGCCGCCCCGCTCACCCCGTCGGCACGTGAACAGCTCGCGGCCCTCGCCGACACCGTCAGCCGCCGGGCCTCCTGA
- a CDS encoding DUF3040 domain-containing protein: MPLSEQEQRLLEEMERSLYQNDSDFVARVTRRQGRPTYTAITIGVLIGLVGVGVIVLGLVVKQPLIGVLGFVVMLGGVLFALRPGGRTPTARPTRTASSGPAARGGSRPARGSSGGSFIDRMNERWDKRNQQD; this comes from the coding sequence ATGCCACTCTCGGAGCAAGAGCAGCGCCTCCTCGAAGAGATGGAGCGGAGCCTCTACCAGAACGACTCCGACTTCGTGGCGCGCGTCACCCGCCGCCAGGGACGTCCGACGTACACCGCCATCACGATCGGTGTCCTGATCGGTCTCGTCGGCGTCGGTGTGATCGTCCTCGGGCTGGTCGTCAAGCAGCCCCTGATCGGGGTGCTCGGCTTCGTCGTGATGCTCGGCGGGGTGCTGTTCGCCCTCCGGCCCGGCGGTCGTACCCCGACCGCCCGCCCCACCCGGACCGCGTCCTCCGGACCGGCAGCGCGTGGCGGCTCCCGTCCCGCACGCGGGTCGTCCGGCGGCTCCTTCATCGACCGGATGAACGAGCGCTGGGACAAGCGCAACCAGCAGGACTAG
- the mraZ gene encoding division/cell wall cluster transcriptional repressor MraZ: MLLGTHAPKLDEKGRVILPAKFRDELSGGLVMTRGQERCVVVFSARTFEELHERIRQAPMTSKRTRDYMRLFLSGASAEQPDKQNRVTIPQNLREYAGLERDLTVIGSGDRAEIWSTSAWEAYYAEAEEAFAENDEEVIPGIF; this comes from the coding sequence GTGCTGCTCGGTACCCATGCCCCGAAGCTCGACGAGAAGGGTCGCGTGATCCTCCCGGCCAAGTTCCGGGACGAACTGTCCGGCGGTCTCGTCATGACCCGCGGCCAGGAGCGGTGCGTGGTCGTCTTCAGCGCCAGGACCTTCGAGGAACTCCACGAACGGATCCGCCAGGCGCCGATGACGTCGAAGCGCACCCGCGACTACATGCGCCTGTTCCTCTCCGGAGCGAGCGCCGAACAACCCGACAAGCAGAACCGCGTCACGATCCCGCAGAACCTCCGCGAGTACGCGGGGCTCGAGCGGGACCTGACGGTCATCGGCAGCGGTGACCGTGCCGAGATCTGGTCGACCAGCGCATGGGAGGCCTACTACGCCGAGGCCGAGGAGGCCTTCGCCGAGAACGACGAGGAGGTGATCCCGGGGATCTTCTGA
- the rsmH gene encoding 16S rRNA (cytosine(1402)-N(4))-methyltransferase RsmH — MAAPEKFPHTPVMLERIVDLFTPTLEGPGKVVVDATLGMGGHSAGLLERFPELTLVGLDRDTDALGIAGERLARFGDRVHLVHTVYDELPAALDGLGIAEVDGVLFDLGVSSLQLDRAERGFAYSQDAPLDMRMDRTQGITAAEVLAEYDEGELRRIFQRYGEEKLAGRYAKAIVERRATAPFTMSGDLVQVLHDATPVAVQRQGHPAKRVFQALRIEVNTELSVLERAIPAALDRIRVAGRLVVESYQSLEDRIVKRALVERTTSSAPADLPVELPEHAPTFALVVKGAEQADEAERAANPRATPVRLRAAERIRK; from the coding sequence ATGGCAGCACCGGAGAAGTTCCCGCACACCCCCGTGATGCTCGAACGGATCGTCGACCTCTTCACCCCGACGCTCGAGGGGCCGGGCAAGGTCGTCGTCGACGCCACGCTCGGCATGGGTGGACACTCCGCCGGCCTGCTCGAGCGGTTCCCGGAGCTCACGCTCGTCGGGCTCGACCGCGACACCGATGCACTCGGCATCGCGGGTGAGCGGCTGGCCCGGTTCGGCGACCGTGTCCACCTCGTGCACACCGTCTACGACGAACTCCCGGCCGCGCTCGACGGTCTCGGGATCGCCGAGGTCGACGGCGTCCTGTTCGACCTCGGCGTCTCGTCGCTGCAACTCGACCGCGCCGAACGCGGCTTCGCCTACAGCCAGGACGCCCCGCTCGACATGCGGATGGACCGCACGCAGGGCATCACCGCGGCGGAGGTCCTGGCCGAGTACGACGAGGGTGAACTCCGCCGGATCTTCCAGCGGTACGGCGAGGAGAAGCTGGCGGGCCGGTACGCGAAGGCCATCGTCGAGCGGCGCGCGACCGCCCCGTTCACGATGTCCGGCGACCTGGTGCAGGTGCTGCACGACGCGACGCCGGTCGCCGTGCAGCGTCAGGGCCACCCCGCCAAGCGCGTGTTCCAGGCGCTCCGGATCGAGGTCAACACCGAGTTGAGCGTCCTCGAGCGCGCGATCCCCGCCGCACTCGACCGCATCCGGGTCGCCGGGCGCCTCGTCGTCGAGTCCTACCAGTCGCTCGAGGACCGCATCGTCAAGCGGGCCCTCGTCGAGCGCACCACCTCGAGCGCCCCGGCGGACCTGCCGGTGGAGCTCCCCGAGCACGCGCCGACCTTCGCCCTCGTCGTCAAGGGCGCGGAACAGGCCGACGAGGCCGAACGCGCCGCCAACCCCCGAGCTACCCCCGTGCGCCTGCGCGCGGCCGAGCGGATCCGGAAGTGA
- a CDS encoding penicillin-binding protein 2, with protein sequence MTKTLRNRRLRYSVVMIAVIALVAVFVVRLVDIQVVQAAELTKAAESKRSIPVTLYGTRGAIVDRDGTALAESVIRYNITTSPRLVKGFEGKLGGTRVKDVTVEQALSAVAQASGGDVDTMRKNIAADRKSDFAYLVKGIDAKHYEAVTALGIPWVYKEQQASRTYPTAAATGNITGFMGTDGAQAGLELAYQECLAGTNGSETYERGEDGVQLPGSTVTKKRAKDGGTLVTTIDSDLQYMASQDIADAAQQLKAESATATVIKAKTGEVLAVADYPTVDPNDVDATTDPGAYGSRALTAAYEPGSTIKAAIAAALIDRGLASPTTPVVVPYSKTFPWGGTIHDSEFHPTENLTLTGILRDSSNVGITDLGAQMSTQQRYDVMREFGLFEPEPAIDYPGQPTMDYGSSPQWDQQTDINSMFGQGILTTAMQVSSVYQTLANDGVRIPLHMVKGCEAEDGTVTDAPDVQSKRVVSEQAASQTVDMLQSVVTGGTLVGMKPISGYNIAAKTGTAEVADGAKGYGADRIISVAGMAPAEDPQYVVTVTFTKPQTTKWSSGAAPAFRTLMSQVLEKYRVAPSTTQPRTYPSTW encoded by the coding sequence GTGACGAAGACCCTCCGCAACCGCCGACTCCGCTACAGCGTGGTGATGATCGCGGTCATCGCGCTCGTGGCGGTGTTCGTCGTCCGCCTGGTCGACATCCAGGTCGTGCAGGCCGCCGAACTCACGAAGGCCGCCGAGTCGAAGCGCAGCATCCCGGTGACCCTCTACGGCACGCGTGGCGCGATCGTCGACCGGGACGGCACCGCGCTGGCGGAGAGCGTGATCCGCTACAACATCACGACCTCGCCCCGGCTCGTCAAGGGCTTCGAGGGCAAGCTCGGCGGCACCCGCGTCAAGGACGTCACCGTCGAGCAGGCGCTGAGCGCCGTCGCCCAGGCCTCGGGCGGGGACGTCGACACCATGCGGAAGAACATCGCCGCCGACCGGAAGTCGGACTTCGCCTACCTGGTCAAGGGCATCGACGCGAAGCACTACGAGGCCGTCACCGCACTCGGGATCCCGTGGGTCTACAAGGAGCAGCAGGCGTCCCGCACGTACCCGACGGCTGCGGCGACGGGCAACATCACCGGCTTCATGGGCACGGACGGTGCCCAGGCCGGCCTCGAGCTGGCGTACCAGGAGTGCCTCGCCGGGACGAACGGCTCCGAGACGTACGAGCGCGGCGAGGACGGCGTGCAACTGCCGGGCAGCACCGTCACGAAGAAGCGGGCGAAGGACGGCGGCACGCTCGTCACCACGATCGACAGTGACCTGCAGTACATGGCCTCGCAGGACATCGCCGACGCCGCGCAGCAGCTGAAGGCCGAGTCGGCGACCGCCACGGTGATCAAGGCGAAGACCGGCGAGGTCCTCGCCGTCGCGGACTACCCGACGGTGGACCCGAACGACGTCGACGCCACGACGGACCCGGGCGCGTACGGCTCCCGGGCGCTGACAGCGGCCTACGAGCCCGGATCGACCATCAAGGCCGCGATCGCCGCCGCCCTGATCGACAGGGGGCTCGCGAGCCCGACGACGCCGGTCGTGGTGCCGTACTCCAAGACGTTCCCGTGGGGCGGCACCATCCACGACTCGGAGTTCCACCCGACCGAGAACCTGACGCTGACCGGCATCCTGCGCGACTCCTCGAACGTCGGGATCACCGACCTCGGTGCGCAGATGTCGACCCAGCAGCGGTACGACGTGATGCGCGAGTTCGGGCTCTTCGAGCCGGAGCCCGCGATCGACTACCCGGGCCAACCGACGATGGACTACGGCTCGAGCCCGCAGTGGGACCAGCAGACCGACATCAACTCGATGTTCGGCCAGGGCATCCTGACCACCGCCATGCAGGTCTCCAGCGTCTACCAGACCCTCGCCAACGACGGCGTCCGGATCCCGCTGCACATGGTGAAGGGCTGCGAGGCCGAGGACGGCACGGTGACCGACGCGCCCGACGTGCAGAGCAAGCGCGTCGTCTCCGAGCAGGCGGCGAGCCAGACGGTCGACATGCTGCAGAGCGTCGTCACCGGCGGCACGCTCGTCGGCATGAAGCCGATCTCCGGCTACAACATCGCCGCGAAGACCGGTACCGCCGAGGTCGCGGACGGCGCGAAGGGCTACGGCGCGGACCGTATCATCTCGGTGGCCGGAATGGCACCCGCCGAAGACCCCCAGTATGTTGTCACGGTGACGTTCACGAAGCCGCAGACCACCAAGTGGTCGAGCGGAGCGGCTCCGGCGTTCCGCACACTCATGTCCCAGGTGCTCGAGAAGTACCGAGTCGCCCCCTCCACGACGCAGCCACGGACCTACCCGTCGACCTGGTAG
- a CDS encoding UDP-N-acetylmuramoyl-L-alanyl-D-glutamate--2,6-diaminopimelate ligase, producing MSARIPPVLRPEHPTPRPVAELANAFGLRVVGSLDGVETTGVTLSAAEVQPGDLFVGVHGANRHGAEFATDAAERGAVAVLTDADGVAIAEASGLPVLVVDDPRAALGDVSAWVYRTNPDEAELPQLFAVTGTNGKTSTSYILEGVLKQLGLVTGLSSTAERHIGSLSVTSRLTTPEASEMHALLARMRESEVRAVAVEVSAQALSRHRVDGIVFDVVAFTNLSHDHLDDYADMEEYFQAKLPLFQPEHGRRGVVSLDTDWGHRVVQDSRIPVTTITVHPDVEAEWHVDILEAHAAYTEFRLTGPEGRGLTTRVPLIGWHMAANAALAIVMLVEGGFELGAIAHALETNHRRYPDETDGTVVSAIECYLPGRTERVSGDTGPSVYVDFGHSPDAFLNTLAAVRQFTPGKVVMLFGADGDRDTTKRADMARVAAAGSDILVVTDHHPRFEDAASIRKTLVDAARAAYPDHEIHEVSPPEAAIRAAVALVGDGDSILWAGPGHQDYRDIQGVRTPYSARDEARAALREAGWEPNSGPAEDAR from the coding sequence TTGTCAGCACGGATCCCCCCGGTCCTCCGGCCCGAACACCCGACCCCGCGGCCCGTCGCCGAACTCGCGAACGCCTTCGGGCTCCGGGTCGTCGGCTCGCTCGACGGTGTCGAGACGACCGGCGTCACCCTGAGCGCCGCCGAGGTGCAGCCCGGTGACCTGTTCGTCGGTGTGCACGGCGCGAACCGCCACGGCGCGGAGTTCGCCACGGACGCCGCCGAGCGCGGCGCCGTCGCGGTGCTGACCGACGCCGACGGTGTCGCGATCGCCGAGGCCTCCGGCTTGCCGGTCCTCGTCGTCGACGACCCCCGGGCAGCGCTCGGCGACGTCTCGGCCTGGGTGTACCGCACGAACCCCGACGAGGCCGAGCTGCCGCAGCTCTTCGCCGTCACCGGGACGAACGGCAAGACGAGCACGTCGTACATCCTCGAGGGCGTCCTCAAGCAGCTCGGGCTGGTCACCGGTCTGAGTTCCACCGCCGAGCGCCACATCGGGTCGCTCAGCGTGACGAGCCGCCTCACCACGCCCGAGGCCAGCGAGATGCACGCGCTCCTCGCCCGGATGCGCGAGAGCGAGGTGCGCGCGGTCGCCGTCGAGGTCAGCGCGCAGGCCCTCAGCCGGCACCGGGTCGACGGCATCGTGTTCGACGTCGTCGCCTTCACGAACCTCAGCCACGACCACCTCGACGACTACGCCGACATGGAGGAGTACTTCCAGGCGAAGCTGCCGCTGTTCCAGCCGGAGCACGGCCGCCGCGGGGTCGTCTCGCTCGACACCGACTGGGGTCACCGCGTCGTGCAGGACTCCCGCATCCCGGTCACCACCATCACGGTGCACCCGGACGTCGAGGCGGAGTGGCACGTCGACATCCTCGAGGCGCACGCCGCGTACACCGAGTTCCGGCTGACCGGTCCGGAGGGCCGCGGCCTCACCACCCGCGTGCCGCTCATCGGCTGGCACATGGCGGCGAACGCCGCACTCGCGATCGTGATGCTCGTCGAGGGCGGGTTCGAGCTCGGGGCCATCGCGCACGCGCTCGAGACCAACCACCGTCGCTACCCCGACGAGACCGACGGCACCGTGGTGAGCGCCATCGAGTGCTACCTGCCCGGGCGCACCGAGCGCGTCTCCGGCGACACCGGGCCGAGCGTCTACGTCGACTTCGGGCACAGCCCGGACGCGTTCCTCAACACGCTCGCGGCGGTCCGACAGTTCACGCCCGGCAAGGTCGTCATGCTCTTCGGTGCCGACGGTGACCGCGACACGACGAAGCGCGCCGACATGGCCCGGGTCGCGGCAGCGGGCTCCGACATCCTCGTCGTGACCGACCACCACCCGCGCTTCGAGGACGCCGCGTCGATCCGGAAGACCCTGGTCGACGCCGCCCGCGCCGCGTACCCCGACCACGAGATCCACGAGGTCAGCCCGCCCGAAGCGGCGATCCGCGCCGCCGTCGCGCTCGTCGGCGACGGGGACTCGATCCTCTGGGCCGGCCCCGGCCACCAGGACTACCGCGACATCCAGGGTGTCCGGACGCCGTACTCGGCCCGCGACGAGGCCCGTGCGGCGCTCCGTGAAGCCGGCTGGGAACCGAACTCCGGTCCGGCGGAGGACGCCCGATGA